A single window of Gavia stellata isolate bGavSte3 chromosome 16, bGavSte3.hap2, whole genome shotgun sequence DNA harbors:
- the LOC132318410 gene encoding protocadherin alpha-3-like, protein MGVWWGPVVRVLVLQAAWALGGGQVRYSVPEEARAGTVVGRLAQDLGLEAGEPEARRLRLVAQGRRASVEVSGASGALVVSSRLDREELCGKSAPCALRLEVLVERPLRVFHVELEVTDINDNAPLFPAARKNLSIAELSTMPGSRFPLEGASDADIGANAQLSYTLSPSEHFTLDVKSSDENRKSLFLVLTKSLDRETMPVHRLVLTASDGGRPSLSGTVELVISVLDANDNAPQFNQSVYKVQLPESAAEKTLVVRVNATDPDEGLNMDFSYSIISSVPIRKRDLFTIDPKTGEVRLTGALDFEDARLHELQIEARDKGTPPLSGHCSVELEVVDVNDNAPEVWVTSLSVPVAEDASVGTVVALLSVSDRDSGANGRVRCAVWPAGPFGLVATFAGSYSLVLREALDRERVSEYEVEVRAEDGGAPPLRASRGVRVPVSDVNDNAPAFAQAVYTVLARENNAAGAELARLWARDPDEAGNGRVSYSVAEGGVGGASAGGGWRSASSYVSVDAESGRLWALQPLDYEELQVLQFEVRAVDAGEPPLCGNATVQLFVVDENDNAPALLPPAGGGPGPGASGEAAWVPGAGPGAGAWWAWAAWGAPAGQVVAKIRAVDADSGYNAWLRYELWEPRGKGPFRVGLYSGEVSTARALEEADGPRQRLVIVVRDHGEPARSATATLSVSLVEGGEAALAAAGSSSGSGSGLRASSGAEGGASSSSRNVWLVVAICAVSSLFLLAVVLYGASRWAPRAAVLSGPGPATLVCASEVGSWSYSQRQSRSLCVADGAGKSDLMVFSPNFPPPPGAAAKETQPEPPALLDTVSGPPFLASRPFPLPPFPPFPPAPWAVGGGSRAQPPGPVGVGGGEIERVGQL, encoded by the exons atgGGCGTGTGGTGGGGGCCGGTGGTGCgggtgctggtgctgcaggcGGCCTGGGCGCTGGGCGGCGGGCAGGTGCGCTACTCGGTGCCGGAGGAAGCCAGGGCCGGGACGGTGGTGGGCCGGCTGGCGCAGGACCTGGGCCTGGAGGCGGGCGAGCCGGAGGCGCGGCGGCTGCGGCTGGTGGCGCAGGGCCGGCGGGCGAGCGTGGAGGTGAGCGGGGCGAGCGGGGCGCTGGTGGTGAGCTCGCGGCTGGACCGGGAGGAGCTGTGCGGGAAGAGCGCGCCGTGCGCCCTGCGCCTGGAGGTGCTGGTGGAGCGGCCGCTGCGCGTCTTCCACGTGGAGCTGGAGGTCACCGACATCAACGACAACGCCCCGCTCTTCCCCGCCGCCCGCAAAAACCTCAGCATCGCGGAATTATCTACGATGCCGGGCTCTCGTTTCCCGCTGGAGGGCGCGTCGGATGCAGATATCGGAGCCAACGCGCAGCTCTCCTACACACTCAGCCCCAGCGAGCACTTCACACTCGATGTTAAATCCTCTGATGAGAATAGGAAATCCCTGTTTCTGGTGCTCACGAAATCTCTGGACCGGGAGACGATGCCCGTGCACCGGTTGGTGTTGACGGCGAGTGACGGGGGCCGGCCGTCTCTGAGTGGCACGGTGGAGCTGGTGATCTCGGTGCTGGACGCGAACGACAACGCGCCCCAGTTCAACCAGTCAGTGTATAAAGTGCAGCTGCCGGAGAGCGCTGCCGAGAAGACGCTGGTAGTGCGGGTGAACGCCACGGATCCGGACGAGGGTCTTAATATGGACTTTTCTTACAGCATCATTAGTTCTGTTCCTATTCGTAAAAGGGATCTGTTCACCATTGATCCGAAAACAGgggaggtcagactgacaggcgCCCTGGACTTTGAAGACGCCCGTTTGCATGAGTTGCAAATCGAAGCGAGAGACAAGGGGACGCCCCCGCTGTCGGGTCACTGCAGCGTGGAGCTGGAGGTGGTGGACGTGAACGACAACGCGCCGGAGGTGTGGGTGACGTCGCTGTCGGTGCCGGTGGCGGAGGACGCGTCGGTGGGGACGGTGGTGGCGCTGCTGAGCGTGTCGGACCGCGACTCGGGGGCGAACGGTCGGGTGCGCTGCGCGGTGTGGCCGGCGGGGCCGTTCGGTCTGGTGGCGACGTTCGCGGGCTCGTACTCGCTGGTGCTGCGGGAGGCGCTGGACCGGGAGCGGGTGTCGGAGTACGAGGTGGAGGTGCGGGCGGAGGACGGCGGGGCGCCGCCGCTGCGCGCCAGCCGCGGGGTGCGGGTGCCGGTGTCGGACGTGAACGACAACGCGCCGGCGTTCGCGCAGGCCGTGTACACGGTGCTGGCGCGGGAGAACAacgcggcgggcgcggagctGGCGCGGCTGTGGGCGCGGGACCCGGACGAGGCGGGCAACGGGCGCGTGAGCTACTCGGTGGCGGAGGGCGGCGTCGGGGGCGCGTCGGCGGGCGGCGGGTGGCGGTCGGCGTCGAGCTACGTGTCGGTGGACGCGGAGAGCGGGCGGCTGTGGGCGCTGCAGCCCTTGGACTAcgaggagctgcaggtgctgcagtTCGAGGTGCGTGCGGTGGACGCGGGGGAGCCGCCGCTGTGCGGCAACGCCACGGTGCAGCTCTTCGTGGTGGACGAGAACGACAACGCGCCGGCGCTGCTGCCGCCTgccggcggcgggccggggcccggggccTCGGGCGAGGCGGCGTGGGtgccgggcgcggggccgggcgcgggggcgTGGTGGGCGTGGGCGGCGTGGGGGGCGCCGGCGGGGCAGGTGGTGGCGAAGATCCGCGCGGTGGACGCGGACTCGGGCTACAACGCGTGGCTGCGCTACGAGCTGTGGGAGCCGCGGGGGAAGGGCCCGTTCCGCGTGGGGCTGTACAGCGGCGAGGTGAGCACGGCGCGGGCGCTGGAGGAGGCGGACGGCCCGCGGCAGCGGCTGGTGATCGTGGTGCGGGACCACGGGGAGCCGGCGCGCTCGGCCACGGCCACGCTGAGCGTGTCGCTGGTGGAGGGCGGCGAGGCGGCGCTGGCGGCCGCGGGCTCGTCGTCGGGGTCGGGGTCGGGGCTGCGGGCGTCGTCGGGCGCGGAGGGCGgcgcgtcgtcgtcgtcgagGAACGTGTGGCTGGTGGTGGCGATCTGCGCGGTGTCGAGCCTGTTCCTGCTGGCGGTGGTGCTGTACGGGGCGTCGCGGTGGGCGCCGCGGGCGGCCGTGCTGTCGGGGCCCGGGCCGGCGACGCTGGTGTGCGCCAGCGAGGTGGGGAGCTGGTCGTACTCGCAGCGCCAGAGCCGGAGCCTGTGCGTGGCGGACGGCGCGGGCAAGAGCGACCTGATGGTTTTCAGCCCCAActtcccgccgccgcccggcgccGCGGCGAAGGAGACGCAGCCGGAGCCGCCCGCTCTCCTGGACACGGTCAGTGGCCCTCCCTTTCTCGCCTCCCgccccttcccccttccccccttcccgCCCTTCCCGCCCGCCCCCTGGGCAGTCGGTGGTGGGAGTCGGGCTCAGCCGCCGGGGCCTGTGGGTGTTGG AGGAGGGGAGATCGAGAGG GTAGGGCAGTTGTAA
- the LOC132318411 gene encoding protocadherin alpha-2-like, translating into MGVWWGPVVRVLVLQAAWALGGGQVRYSVPEEARAGTVVGRLAQDLGLEAGEPEARRLRLVAQGRRASVEVSGASGALVVSSRLDREELCGKSAPCALRLEVLVERPLRVFHVELEVTDINDNAPLFPAARKNLSIAELSTMPGSRFPLEGASDADIGANAQLSYILSPSEHFGLDLQRSEEYRESLFLVLTKPLDRESVPVHRLVLTASDGGRPSLSGTMELVISVLDANDNAPQFNQSVYKVQLPESAAEGTLVVRVNATDPDVGSNGEMTFTASNTFPRKGLDLFILNPKTGDIRLTGALDFEDVRSYEIQIEARDKGTPPLSGHCKVVVEVVDVNDNAPEVWVTSLSVPVAEDASVGTVVALLSVSDRDSGANGRVRCAVWPAGPFGLVATFAGSYSLVLREALDRERVSEYEVEVRAEDGGAPPLRASRGVRVPVSDVNDNAPAFAQAVYTVLARENNAAGAELARLWARDPDEAGNGRVSYSVAEGGVGGASAGGGWRSASSYVSVDAESGRLWALQPLDYEELQVLQFEVRAVDAGEPPLCGNATVQLFVVDENDNAPALLPPAGGGPGPGASGEAAWVPGAGPGAGAWWAWAAWGAPAGQVVAKIRAVDADSGYNAWLRYELWEPRGKGPFRVGLYSGEVSTARALEEADGPRQRLVIVVRDHGEPARSATATLSVSLVEGGEAALAAAGSSSGSGSGLRASSGAEGGASSSSRNVWLVVAICAVSSLFLLAVVLYGASRWAPRAAVLSGPGPATLVCASEVGSWSYSQRQSRSLCVADGAGKSDLMVFSPNFPPPPGAAAKETQPEPPALLDTVSGPPFLASRLFHPCRPSRPPPGQSVVGVGLSRRCLWVVVDLRFWPEK; encoded by the exons atGGGCGTGTGGTGGGGGCCGGTGGTGCgggtgctggtgctgcaggcGGCCTGGGCGCTGGGCGGCGGGCAGGTGCGCTACTCGGTGCCGGAGGAAGCCAGGGCCGGGACGGTGGTGGGCCGGCTGGCGCAGGACCTGGGCCTGGAGGCGGGCGAGCCGGAGGCGCGGCGGCTGCGGCTGGTGGCGCAGGGCCGGCGGGCGAGCGTGGAGGTGAGCGGGGCGAGCGGGGCGCTGGTGGTGAGCTCGCGGCTGGACCGGGAGGAGCTGTGCGGGAAGAGCGCGCCGTGCGCCCTGCGCCTGGAGGTGCTGGTGGAGCGGCCGCTGCGCGTCTTCCACGTGGAGCTGGAGGTCACCGACATCAACGACAACGCCCCGCTCTTCCCCGCCGCCCGCAAAAACCTCAGCATCGCGGAATTATCTACGATGCCGGGCTCTCGTTTCCCGCTGGAGGGCGCGTCGGATGCAGATATCGGAGCCAACGCGCAGCTCTCCTACATACTCAGCCCCAGCGAGCATTTCGGTTTGGATTTACAGCGCAGTGAAGAGTATCGAGAATCCCTGTTTCTGGTGCTCACGAAACCTCTGGACCGGGAGTCGGTGCCCGTGCACCGGTTGGTATTGACGGCGAGTGACGGGGGCCGGCCGTCTCTGAGTGGCACGATGGAGCTGGTGATCTCGGTGCTGGACGCGAACGACAACGCGCCCCAGTTCAACCAGTCGGTGTATAAAGTGCAGCTGCCGGAGAGCGCTGCCGAGGGGACGCTGGTGGTGCGGGTGAACGCCACGGATCCGGACGTGGGAAGCAATGGCGAAATGACGTTCACTGCGAGCAATACTTTTCCTCGAAAGGGATTAgaccttttcattttgaatccGAAGACGGGGGACATCCGACTCACGGGCGCCCTGGACTTTGAAGATGTCCGTTCCTACGAGATACAAATCGAAGCGAGAGACAAGGGGACGCCCCCACTGTCGGGTCACTGCAaggtggtggtggaggtggtggaCGTGAACGACAACGCGCCGGAGGTGTGGGTGACGTCGCTGTCGGTGCCGGTGGCGGAAGACGCGTCGGTGGGGACGGTGGTGGCGCTGCTGAGCGTGTCGGACCGGGACTCGGGGGCGAACGGTCGGGTGCGCTGCGCGGTGTGGCCGGCGGGGCCGTTCGGTCTGGTGGCGACGTTCGCGGGCTCGTACTCGCTGGTGCTGCGGGAGGCGCTGGACCGGGAGCGGGTGTCGGAGTACGAGGTGGAGGTGCGGGCGGAGGACGGCGGGGCGCCGCCGCTGCGCGCCAGCCGCGGGGTGCGGGTGCCGGTGTCGGACGTGAACGACAACGCGCCGGCGTTCGCGCAGGCCGTGTACACGGTGCTGGCGCGGGAGAACAacgcggcgggcgcggagctGGCGCGGCTGTGGGCGCGGGACCCGGACGAGGCGGGCAACGGGCGCGTGAGCTACTCGGTGGCGGAGGGCGGCGTCGGGGGCGCGTCGGCGGGCGGCGGGTGGCGGTCGGCGTCGAGCTACGTGTCGGTGGACGCGGAGAGCGGGCGGCTGTGGGCGCTGCAGCCCTTGGACTAcgaggagctgcaggtgctgcagtTCGAGGTGCGTGCGGTGGACGCGGGGGAGCCGCCGCTGTGCGGCAACGCCACGGTGCAGCTCTTCGTGGTGGACGAGAACGACAACGCGCCGGCGCTGCTGCCGCCTgccggcggcgggccggggcccggggccTCGGGCGAGGCGGCGTGGGtgccgggcgcggggccgggcgcgggggcgTGGTGGGCGTGGGCGGCGTGGGGGGCGCCGGCGGGGCAGGTGGTGGCGAAGATCCGCGCGGTGGACGCGGACTCGGGCTACAACGCGTGGCTGCGCTACGAGCTGTGGGAGCCGCGGGGGAAGGGCCCGTTCCGCGTGGGGCTGTACAGCGGCGAGGTGAGCACGGCGCGGGCGCTGGAGGAGGCGGACGGCCCGCGGCAGCGGCTGGTGATCGTGGTGCGGGACCACGGGGAGCCGGCGCGCTCGGCCACGGCCACGCTGAGCGTGTCGCTGGTGGAGGGCGGCGAGGCGGCGCTGGCGGCCGCGGGCTCGTCGTCGGGGTCGGGGTCGGGGCTGCGGGCGTCGTCGGGCGCGGAGGGCGgcgcgtcgtcgtcgtcgagGAACGTGTGGCTGGTGGTGGCGATCTGCGCGGTGTCGAGCCTGTTCCTGCTGGCGGTGGTGCTGTACGGGGCGTCGCGGTGGGCGCCGCGGGCGGCCGTGCTGTCGGGGCCCGGGCCGGCGACGCTGGTGTGCGCCAGCGAGGTGGGGAGCTGGTCGTACTCGCAACGCCAGAGCCGGAGCCTGTGCGTGGCGGACGGCGCGGGCAAGAGCGACCTGATGGTTTTCAGCCCCAActtcccgccgccgcccggcgccGCGGCGAAGGAGACGCAGCCGGAGCCGCCCGCTCTCCTGGACACGGTCAGTGGCCCTCCCTTTCTCGCCTCCCGCCTCTTCCACCCTTGTCGCCCTTCCCGCCCTCCCCCTGGGCAGTCGGTGGTGGGAGTCGGGCTCAGCCGCCGGTGCCTGTGGGTG gTTGTGGATTTGCGTTTCTGGCCAGAGAAGTAG
- the LOC132318412 gene encoding protocadherin alpha-2-like, with amino-acid sequence MGVWWGPVVRVLVLQAAWALGGGQVRYSVPEEARAGTVVGRLAQDLGLEAGEPEARRLRLVAQGRRASVEVSGASGALVVSSRLDREELCGKSAPCALRLEVLVERPLRVFHVELEVTDINDNAPLFPAARKNLSIAESSLPGSRFPLEGASDADIGANAQLSYILSPSEHFGLDLQKSNERNIVPDLVLTKPLDRETMPVHRLVLTASDGGRPSLSGTMELVISVLDANDNAPQFNQSVYKVQLPENAAEGTLVAQVDATDPDEGTNSEVTYTATSFIPLSGRDVITVNPKTGEIRLTGALDFEEVSIFDFRIEVRDKGTPPLSGHCSVELEVVDVNDNAPEVWVTSLSVPVAEDASVGTVVALLSVSDRDSGANGRVRCAVWPAGPFGLVATFAGSYSLVLREALDRERVSEYEVEVRAEDGGAPPLRASRGVRVPVSDVNDNAPAFAQAVYTVLARENNAAGAELARLWARDPDEAGNGRVSYSVAEGGVGGASAGGGWRPASSYVSVDAESGRLWALQPLDYEELQVLQFEVRAVDAGEPPLCGNATVQLFVVDENDNAPALLPPAGGGPGPGASGEAAWVPGAGAWWAWAAWGAPAGQVVAKIRAVDADSGYNAWLRYELWEPRGKGPFRVGLYSGEVSTARALEEADGPRQRLVIVVRDHGEPARSATATLSVSLVEGGEAALAATGSSSSAASGVEGGASSSSRNVWLVVAICAVSSLFLLAVVLYGASRWAPRAAVLSGPGPATLVCASEVGSWSYSQRQSRSLCVADGAGKSDLMVFSPNFPPPPGAAAKETQPEPPALLDTVSGPSFLASRPFPRRPFPPAPWAVGGGSRAQPPVPVVHCIPGQ; translated from the exons atGGGCGTGTGGTGGGGGCCGGTGGTGCgggtgctggtgctgcaggcGGCCTGGGCGCTGGGCGGCGGGCAGGTGCGCTACTCGGTGCCGGAGGAAGCCAGGGCCGGGACGGTGGTGGGCCGGCTGGCGCAGGACCTGGGCCTGGAGGCGGGCGAGCCGGAGGCGCGGCGGCTGCGGCTGGTGGCGCAGGGCCGGCGGGCGAGCGTGGAGGTGAGCGGGGCGAGCGGGGCGCTGGTGGTGAGCTCGCGGCTGGACCGGGAGGAGCTGTGCGGGAAGAGCGCGCCGTGCGCCCTGCGCCTGGAGGTGCTGGTGGAGCGGCCGCTGCGCGTCTTCCACGTGGAGCTGGAGGTCACCGACATCAACGACAACGCCCCGCTCTTCCCCGCCGCCCGCAAAAACCTCAGCATCGCGGAATCGTCGCTGCCGGGGTCTCGTTTCCCGCTGGAGGGCGCGTCGGATGCAGATATCGGAGCCAACGCACAGCTCTCCTACATACTCAGCCCCAGCGAGCATTTCGGTTTGGATTTACAAAAATCGAATGAGCGAAATATTGTACCCGACCTTGTTTTAACGAAACCTCTGGACCGGGAGACGATGCCCGTGCACCGGTTGGTATTGACGGCGAGTGACGGGGGCCGGCCGTCTCTGAGTGGCACGATGGAGCTGGTGATCTCGGTGCTGGACGCGAACGACAACGCGCCCCAGTTCAACCAGTCGGTGTATAAAGTGCAGCTGCCGGAGAACGCTGCCGAGGGGACGCTGGTGGCGCAAGTGGACGCCACGGATCCGGACGAGGGAACTAACAGTGAGGTGACCTACACCGCGACCAGCTTCATTCCGCTGAGTGGAAGAGATGTGATTACGGTCAATCCGAAGACCGGGGAGATCCGACTCACGGGTGCCCTGGACTTTGAAGAAGTCAGTATATTTGACTTTCGAATTGAAGTGAGAGACAAGGGGACGCCCCCGCTGTCGGGTCACTGCAGCGTGGAGCTGGAGGTGGTGGACGTGAACGACAACGCGCCGGAGGTGTGGGTGACGTCGCTGTCGGTGCCGGTGGCGGAGGACGCGTCGGTGGGGACGGTGGTGGCGCTGCTGAGCGTGTCGGACCGGGACTCGGGGGCGAACGGTCGGGTGCGCTGCGCGGTGTGGCCGGCGGGGCCGTTCGGTCTGGTGGCGACGTTCGCGGGCTCGTACTCGCTGGTGCTGCGGGAGGCGCTGGACCGGGAGCGGGTGTCGGAGTACGAGGTGGAGGTGCGGGCGGAGGACGGCGGGGCGCCGCCGCTGCGCGCCAGCCGCGGGGTGCGGGTGCCGGTGTCGGACGTGAACGACAACGCGCCGGCGTTCGCGCAGGCCGTGTACACGGTGCTGGCGCGGGAGAACAacgcggcgggcgcggagctGGCGCGGCTGTGGGCGCGGGACCCGGACGAGGCGGGCAACGGGCGCGTGAGCTACTCGGTGGCGGAGGGCGGCGTCGGGGGCGCGTCGGCGGGCGGCGGGTGGCGGCCGGCGTCGAGCTACGTGTCGGTGGACGCGGAGAGCGGGCGGCTGTGGGCGCTGCAGCCCTTGGACTAcgaggagctgcaggtgctgcagtTCGAGGTGCGTGCGGTGGACGCGGGGGAGCCGCCGCTGTGCGGCAACGCCACGGTGCAGCTCTTCGTGGTGGACGAGAACGACAACGCGCCGGCGCTGCTGCCGCCTgccggcggcgggccggggcccggggccTCGGGCGAGGCGGCGTGGGTGCCGGGCGCGGGGGCGTGGTGGGCGTGGGCGGCGTGGGGGGCGCCGGCGGGGCAGGTGGTGGCGAAGATCCGCGCGGTGGACGCGGACTCGGGCTACAACGCGTGGCTGCGCTACGAGCTGTGGGAGCCGCGGGGGAAGGGCCCGTTCCGCGTGGGGCTGTACAGCGGCGAGGTGAGCACGGCGCGGGCGCTGGAGGAGGCGGACGGCCCGCGGCAGCGGCTGGTGATCGTGGTGCGGGACCACGGGGAGCCGGCGCGCTCGGCCACGGCCACGCTGAGCGTGTCGCTGGTGGAGGGCGGCGAGGCGGCGCTGGCGGCCACAGGCTCGTCGTCGTCGGCGGCGTCGGGCGTGGAGGGCGgcgcgtcgtcgtcgtcgagGAACGTGTGGCTGGTGGTGGCGATCTGCGCGGTGTCGAGCCTGTTCCTGCTGGCGGTGGTGCTGTACGGGGCGTCGCGGTGGGCGCCGCGGGCGGCCGTGCTGTCGGGGCCCGGGCCGGCGACGCTGGTGTGCGCCAGCGAGGTGGGGAGCTGGTCGTACTCGCAGCGCCAGAGCCGGAGCCTGTGCGTGGCGGACGGCGCGGGCAAGAGCGACCTGATGGTTTTCAGCCCCAActtcccgccgccgcccggcgccGCGGCGAAGGAGACGCAGCCGGAGCCGCCCGCTCTCCTGGACACGGTCAGTGGCCCTTCCTTTCTCGCctcccgccccttcccccggcGCCCCTTCCCGCCCGCCCCCTGGGCAGTCGGTGGTGGGAGTCGGGCTCAGCCGCCGGTGCCT GTTGTGCACTGCATTCCTGGCCAGTGA
- the LOC132318413 gene encoding protocadherin alpha-6-like, with the protein MGVWWGPVVRVLVLQAAWALGGGQVRYSVPEEARAGTVVGRLAQDLGLEAGEPEARRLRLVAQGRRASVEVSGASGALVVSSRLDREELCGKSAPCALRLEVLVERPLRVFHVELEVTDINDNAPLFPAARKNLSIAELSLPGSRFPLEGASDADIGANAQLSYTLSPSEHFGIEEENSNSRSKSLFLVLTKSLDRETMPVHRLVLTASDGGRPSLSGTMELVILVLDANDNAPQFNQSVYNVLLPEDALEGTLVARVNATDPDLGINREVVYQIDTLVPPSASDVFSIDDKTGEIRLTGALDFEAVTFYDLHIKAKDKGTPPLSGHCKVVVEVVDVNDNAPEVWVTSLSVPVAEDASVGTVVALLSVSDRDSGANGRVRCAVWPAGPFGLVATFAGSYSLVLREALDRERVSEYEVEVRAEDGGAPPLRASRGVRVPVSDVNDNAPAFAQAVYTVLARENNAAGAELARLWARDPDEAGNGRVSYSVAEGGVGGASAGGGWRSASSYVSVDAESGRLWALQPLDYEELQVLQFEVRAVDAGEPPLCGNATVQLFVVDENDNAPALLPPAGGGPGPGASGEAAWVPGAGPGAGAWWAWAAWGAPAGQVVAKIRAVDADSGYNAWLRYELWEPRGKGPFRVGLYSGEVSTARALEEADGPRQRLVIVVRDHGEPARSATATLSVSLVEGGEAALAAAGSSSGSGSGLRASSGAEGGASSSSRNVWLVVAICAVSSLFLLAVVLYGASRWAPRAAVLSGPGPATLVCASEVGSWSYSQRQSRSLCVADGAGKSDLMVFSPNFPPPPGAAAKETQPEPPALLDTVSGPSFLASRPFPLVALPARPLGCRWWESGSAARACCGFVFVAREAA; encoded by the exons atGGGCGTGTGGTGGGGGCCGGTGGTGCgggtgctggtgctgcaggcGGCCTGGGCGCTGGGCGGCGGGCAGGTGCGCTACTCGGTGCCGGAGGAAGCCAGGGCCGGGACGGTGGTGGGCCGGCTGGCGCAGGACCTGGGCCTGGAGGCGGGCGAGCCGGAGGCGCGGCGGCTGCGGCTGGTGGCGCAGGGCCGGCGGGCGAGCGTGGAGGTGAGCGGGGCGAGCGGGGCGCTGGTGGTGAGCTCGCGGCTGGACCGGGAGGAGCTGTGCGGGAAGAGCGCGCCGTGCGCCCTGCGCCTGGAGGTGCTGGTGGAGCGGCCGCTGCGCGTCTTCCACGTGGAGCTGGAGGTCACCGACATCAACGACAACGCCCCGCTCTTCCCCGCCGCCCGCAAAAACCTCAGCATCGCGGAACTGTCGCTGCCGGGGTCTCGTTTCCCGCTGGAGGGCGCGTCGGATGCAGATATCGGAGCCAACGCGCAGCTCTCCTACACACTCAGCCCCAGCGAGCATTTTGGaatagaggaagaaaacagtaactCGCGCAGTAAATCCTTGTTTCTGGTGCTCACGAAATCTCTGGACCGGGAGACGATGCCCGTGCACCGGTTGGTATTGACGGCGAGTGACGGGGGCCGGCCGTCTCTGAGTGGCACGATGGAGCTGGTGATCTTGGTGCTGGACGCGAACGACAACGCGCCCCAGTTCAACCAGTCGGTGTATAATGTACTTTTGCCCGAGGACGCCTTAGAGGGGACACTGGTTGCTCGGGTGAATGCCACGGATCCGGACTTGGGAATAAATCGAGAAGTGGTTTATCAGATTGATACTCTTGTTCCTCCCTCGGCTTCTGATGTATTCAGCATCGATGATAAAACCGGAGAGATCAGACTGACGGGCGCCCTGGATTTTGAGGCAGTGACTTTCTACGACCTACACATTAAGGCGAAAGACAAGGGGACGCCCCCGCTGTCGGGTCACTGCAaggtggtggtggaggtggtggaCGTGAACGACAACGCGCCGGAGGTGTGGGTGACGTCGCTGTCGGTGCCGGTGGCGGAGGACGCGTCGGTGGGGACGGTGGTGGCGCTGCTGAGCGTGTCGGACCGGGACTCGGGGGCGAACGGTCGGGTGCGCTGCGCGGTGTGGCCGGCGGGGCCGTTCGGTCTGGTGGCGACGTTCGCGGGCTCGTACTCGCTGGTGCTGCGGGAGGCGCTGGACCGGGAGCGGGTGTCGGAGTACGAGGTGGAGGTGCGGGCGGAGGACGGCGGGGCGCCGCCGCTGCGCGCCAGCCGCGGGGTGCGGGTGCCGGTGTCGGACGTGAACGACAACGCGCCGGCGTTCGCGCAGGCCGTGTACACGGTGCTGGCGCGGGAGAACAacgcggcgggcgcggagctGGCGCGGCTGTGGGCGCGGGACCCGGACGAGGCGGGCAACGGGCGCGTGAGCTACTCGGTGGCGGAGGGCGGCGTCGGGGGCGCGTCGGCGGGCGGCGGGTGGCGGTCGGCGTCGAGCTACGTGTCGGTGGACGCGGAGAGCGGGCGGCTGTGGGCGCTGCAGCCCTTGGACTAcgaggagctgcaggtgctgcagtTCGAGGTGCGTGCGGTGGACGCGGGGGAGCCGCCGCTGTGCGGCAACGCCACGGTGCAGCTCTTCGTGGTGGACGAGAACGACAACGCGCCGGCGCTGCTGCCGCCTgccggcggcgggccggggcccggggccTCGGGCGAGGCGGCGTGGGtgccgggcgcggggccgggcgcgggggcgTGGTGGGCGTGGGCGGCGTGGGGGGCGCCGGCGGGGCAGGTGGTGGCGAAGATCCGCGCGGTGGACGCGGACTCGGGCTACAACGCGTGGCTGCGCTACGAGCTGTGGGAGCCGCGGGGGAAGGGCCCGTTCCGCGTGGGGCTGTACAGCGGCGAGGTGAGCACGGCGCGGGCGCTGGAGGAGGCGGACGGCCCGCGGCAGCGGCTGGTGATCGTGGTGCGGGACCACGGGGAGCCGGCGCGCTCGGCCACGGCCACGCTGAGCGTGTCGCTGGTggagggcggggaggcggcgctGGCGGCCGCGGGCTCGTCGTCGGGGTCGGGGTCGGGGCTGCGGGCGTCGTCGGGCGCGGAGGGCGgcgcgtcgtcgtcgtcgagGAACGTGTGGCTGGTGGTGGCGATCTGCGCGGTGTCGAGCCTGTTCCTGCTGGCGGTGGTGCTGTACGGGGCGTCGCGGTGGGCGCCGCGGGCGGCCGTGCTGTCGGGGCCCGGGCCGGCGACGCTGGTGTGCGCCAGCGAGGTGGGGAGCTGGTCGTACTCGCAGCGCCAGAGCCGGAGCCTGTGCGTGGCGGACGGCGCGGGCAAGAGCGACCTGATGGTTTTCAGCCCCAActtcccgccgccgcccggcgccGCGGCGAAGGAGACGCAGCCGGAGCCGCCCGCTCTCCTGGACACGGTCAGTGGCCCTTCCTTTCTCGCCTCCCGCCCCTTCCCCCTTGTCGCCCTTCCCGCCCGCCCCCTGGGCTGTCGGTGGTGGGAGTCGGGCTCAGCCGCCAGGGCCT GTTGTGGATTTGTGTTTGTGGCCAGAGAAGCAGCATGA